The following proteins are encoded in a genomic region of Arthrobacter jiangjiafuii:
- a CDS encoding peptide deformylase, whose translation MTVRPIVIHGEPVLHRRAAPVEKFDDELRTLVADMYETMDVANGVGLAATQVGVGLRLFTFAFENDDDAPDRGVVINPVLITSKVPGSVPDPDEDSEGCLSVPGENFPVNRADWAKISGFDENGQPVEFEATGWFARVLQHEYDHLDGKLYVDKLNDRWARKARKAIKANGWNVPGLTWMPGVDPDPFGH comes from the coding sequence ATGACCGTCCGTCCCATCGTTATCCACGGCGAACCCGTCCTGCACCGCCGCGCTGCGCCCGTCGAAAAGTTCGACGACGAGCTGCGCACCCTGGTGGCTGACATGTACGAAACCATGGATGTGGCCAACGGCGTCGGGCTGGCAGCCACGCAGGTGGGCGTGGGATTGCGGCTGTTCACCTTTGCCTTCGAGAACGACGACGACGCTCCGGACCGCGGCGTCGTCATCAATCCGGTGCTCATCACGTCCAAGGTCCCCGGCTCCGTGCCGGATCCGGACGAGGACTCCGAGGGCTGCCTGTCGGTTCCGGGCGAGAACTTTCCCGTGAACCGCGCCGACTGGGCGAAGATCAGCGGTTTTGATGAAAACGGGCAGCCGGTGGAATTCGAGGCCACCGGCTGGTTCGCCCGGGTGCTGCAGCACGAGTACGACCACCTCGACGGCAAGCTCTATGTGGACAAGCTCAACGACCGCTGGGCGCGCAAGGCCCGCAAGGCGATCAAGGCCAACGGCTGGAATGTGCCGGGACTGACCTGGATGCCCGGCGTCGACCCCGATCCGTTCGGCCACTAG
- a CDS encoding glyceraldehyde-3-phosphate dehydrogenase, translated as MSHLSDTCLDTWMDREALAEAMIPLIGRLYRENSVVTSVYGRSLVNRSVIDILKAHRFARQIDEVELPVSETFPLLQALAELELGAASIDLARLSLKYKAEGQGMDLDQFLRSELADVVGRHGADDRTSTDVVLYGFGRIGRLLARILIDHAGGGQGLRLRAIVVRKGSDNDLVKRASLLRRDSVHGAFDGTITVDEENNTILANGTLIQVIYSNDPSTVDYTSYGIHDAVVVDNTGRWRDEEGLSQHLSAKGVSRVLLTAPGKGDLKNIVHGINHGTISDEDRIVTAASCTTNAITPVLKVLNDKYGIIHGHVETVHSFTNDQNLIDNFHKGDRRGRSAALNMVITETGAAKAVAKALPELAGKLSGNAIRVPTPDVSMAILNLNFETATTKEEINAFLRETSLNSDLHKQIDYIDSPEVVSTDFVGSKRAGIVDGLATISNGKNAILYVWYDNEFGYSCQVIRVLEEMAHVNPPAFPRIQELAASL; from the coding sequence TTGAGCCACCTATCCGATACGTGCCTGGATACATGGATGGACCGTGAGGCCCTCGCCGAGGCAATGATTCCGCTGATCGGGCGGCTGTACCGGGAAAACAGCGTGGTCACCTCGGTTTACGGCCGGTCGCTGGTCAACCGTTCAGTCATCGACATCCTCAAGGCGCACCGCTTTGCCCGCCAGATCGATGAAGTCGAACTGCCCGTCTCCGAGACCTTCCCGCTGCTGCAGGCGCTGGCCGAACTTGAACTCGGCGCGGCGTCCATTGACCTGGCCCGGCTGAGCCTGAAGTACAAGGCCGAGGGGCAGGGAATGGACCTGGACCAGTTCCTGCGCAGCGAACTGGCCGACGTCGTCGGCCGCCACGGCGCCGACGACCGCACCAGCACCGACGTCGTGCTTTACGGCTTTGGCCGGATCGGGCGGCTGCTGGCCCGTATCCTGATCGACCATGCCGGCGGTGGCCAGGGCCTGCGCCTGCGTGCGATCGTGGTGCGCAAGGGATCGGACAACGACCTGGTCAAGCGCGCATCGCTGCTGCGCCGGGACTCCGTACACGGAGCCTTCGACGGCACCATCACCGTCGACGAGGAGAACAACACGATCCTGGCCAACGGCACGCTGATCCAGGTCATCTACTCCAACGACCCGTCCACCGTGGACTACACCTCCTACGGCATCCACGACGCTGTGGTTGTGGACAACACCGGGCGCTGGCGCGACGAAGAAGGGCTGTCCCAGCACCTGTCCGCCAAGGGCGTCTCCCGGGTCCTGCTGACCGCGCCGGGCAAGGGCGACCTGAAGAACATCGTGCACGGGATCAACCACGGCACGATCAGCGACGAAGACCGGATTGTCACCGCTGCCTCCTGCACCACCAACGCCATCACGCCGGTGCTGAAGGTGCTCAACGACAAGTACGGCATCATCCACGGCCACGTCGAAACGGTGCACTCGTTCACCAACGACCAGAACCTGATCGACAACTTCCACAAGGGCGACCGCCGCGGCCGTTCCGCTGCTTTGAACATGGTCATCACCGAAACCGGTGCCGCCAAGGCCGTTGCCAAGGCGCTGCCGGAACTGGCGGGCAAGCTCAGCGGCAACGCGATCCGCGTCCCCACCCCGGACGTCTCGATGGCCATCCTGAACCTGAACTTCGAGACGGCCACCACCAAGGAGGAAATCAACGCCTTCCTGCGCGAGACCTCGCTGAACTCGGACCTGCACAAGCAGATCGACTACATCGACTCTCCCGAGGTGGTCTCCACCGACTTCGTGGGCTCGAAGCGTGCCGGGATCGTCGACGGACTGGCCACGATCTCCAACGGCAAAAACGCCATCCTCTATGTCTGGTATGACAACGAGTTCGGCTACAGCTGCCAGGTCATCCGCGTGCTCGAGGAAATGGCACACGTGAACCCGCCGGCCTTCCCACGGATCCAGGAGCTGGCTGCCTCGCTCTAG